Proteins encoded by one window of Lates calcarifer isolate ASB-BC8 linkage group LG7_1, TLL_Latcal_v3, whole genome shotgun sequence:
- the LOC108882257 gene encoding cytochrome c oxidase subunit 7A2, mitochondrial, giving the protein MYRNVLALQQVARRSISSSARREVKNRVPEQQKLFQEDNGLPVHLKGGPADALLYRTTMTLTVFGTGYVLYELWNAAFPKKKP; this is encoded by the exons ATGTACAGAAACGTACTT GCTCTACAGCAGGTGGCCCGGCGGTCCATCTCCAGCTCTGCCCGCCGGGAGGTCAAGAACAGAGTCCCAGAGCAACAGAAGTTGTTTCAG GAGGATAATGGGCTGCCGGTTCATTTGAAAGGAGGCCCTGCTGATGCTCTGCTGTACAGAACAACCATGACACTCACTGTCTTCG gaaCTGGATATGTTCTATATGAACTGTGGAATGCAGCTTTCCCTAAGAAGAAACCATAA